Genomic DNA from Desulfomonilaceae bacterium:
ATACTTTTCCTGAAGAGAGGCGAGGGAAGCCTCGTCTATGTCTAGTATCCTATCCGCCAGTCCCAACAAAACATCCTCGATATTCACCATAGGCCTCCGAAATTTTACGCCCACAAATATTCTATCACTACCAGCAATTTGAATCCATCAACCTCTGGGTACACAGGAATCATTTTCCGGAACTGCAGTTTCTCCAAATCCGCTGAATGTTTCAACCCGTAGAACCGCCAGTTGTCTTCATGGCGGATCCAACTTTAACTCCGGCGTCAAGAGCTTTAATATTATAGTTGCGTACAGACTCGCGAGGGTCTTGTGAAAGTCTTGCTCGGATGTCTTCGACCGAAACCTCCAGATTTCCCAAGAAGGCCGAGAAGCCTAGCAAAACAACGTTTTCGAGTTGTATCCTCCCAATGGAGCGCGCTATCCGAGCCGCATCTACCCTAAATAGACCAGACTCAGAAGCGACTGGGGAATTCTCAAAAACGACCCCACCCTCTTTGAGAAATTGGCGGTTATTTCCGGTTTCCAGCATATCCATAGACAGCAAGTAATCAGCGTGGCCCCATCTAACCAGCGGAGACGAAAAAGAGCCGATTTTCAAATGGCTGTTTATAGATCCCCCCCTAACAGCCATGCCATGTGTCTCAGAAGAAATGACGTCAAGTCCCTTGCGTGTCGCTATGTCGCCGAGTAATCTGGTCAGGAATACGATGCCCTGACCACCCCGTCCACAAAGAATCATCTGAATCATGTTTATATTCCCCATACCGAAATTGCTTTTGAGGGACAAACTTCAACGCAGAAACCACACCCTGCGCATAAGTCAGGGTCAATCCGAACGTTCTTGTTTTGTTTCACAAAACTGATCGCTGGGCATTCAAGATCCCGAACACATGTCATACATTTGTCGCAATTTTCTCCAACTTGGAACTTGGTTTTCGACACTGCGGCATTTTTCGAACGGATACAGGGACGACGAGTAATTACTACTGAAACACCAGCTTTCTTCTCGTGAGAAAACGATTTTGCCGCTTTCAACGTGTTCTCAAGGGCATGATAGTCATATGGATCAACCGCCTCTAGAAATTCGACGCCGCATCCTCTAATCAATCTTTCCATATCTATCGGAACAGCCTTCGACCCGTCGGCCGTTAAAGCGGTGGCTGGGGTAGGCTGTCCCCCAGTCATGGCTGTGATATTGTTGTCCATGAGAACAAGCACGAAATTGGCGCCTGTGTGCACGGCGTTTATCAGGGCCGGGACTCCGGCGTGAAAAAAGGTGGAGTCCCCTATAGTGGCTACCACTAATTCACCATCTTGTCCTTGTTTGGCTGCCTGGGCGAATCCGCAAGCCATTCCTATGGAAGCCCCCATACAGAGGCATGTGTCAACCGCTCCGAGGTTTACCCCCAGCGTATAGCAACCGATATCTCCAGCGTAAATTGCGCCATTAAATAGTTTTTTGATCATGAAAAAAGCTGGTCTATGGGGACAGCCCGCGCAAAGAGAGGGTCGTCTCACTTTGAGGTTTGGGGCCTCAAAATCTTTTGGTTTGAGCCCAACAAATCCGGAGATGATCCTCTCAACAGCCTCTGGATCAAGCTCTCCCTGTCGTGGGACGGCGCCGGACATTCTACCCTTGACCTTGGTCCGATTGCCTATCTGTAATTCCATAACCGGATATGTCTCCTCCACAATGAGAGTCTCTGTTTTAGAGTCCACAAGGGACTGCAACGCAGAGTGATTCGCCGGATAAGGCAGGTCCACCTTATATACGGACAGTCCACTCATCTTAGCCTCTGACGAAACGACATCCCTCACGTGGGAGGATACGGAGCCGCTTGTTATAACTATTCTTGAAGATTGGGAATCGCCGGCGATTAGTTTGGGGAGAGCGAAAATTTCCGTAGAGCTTATAGTCTCAATCTTCCGATTCAGTTCCCCATGTAGCGCTAATCTAAATTTCGGGGTTGCGGCCCATCGAGTCCAATTCTTTTCAAATGCCCCGATATTAATCTGGCTCCGTGGATGTGAAATCGTAACGTTTTGTCTTGCGTGGCAGACTCGCAAGCATGGTCGCAACATGACGGGAACCTGATATTTTTCAGATAGGTCAAAGGCTTTAATGGTCATTTCCAACGCTTCAGCGGGTGACCCAGGATCGAACACAGGAACCTTCGCGAACCAAGAGAAAAAACGACTATCCTGTTCAGTCTGACTCGAATGAGGTCCGGGATCATCAGCTACAATTATTACTAGTCCACCGCGAATGCCTAGATACGCAGCGCTTGTAAATGGGTCGGAAGCGACATTCAATCCCACCATCTTCATAGCGACTGCGCATCGTTTGCCAGCGAGAGACCCTCCATAAGCCACTTCAAAAGCGACCTTTTCGTTGATAGACCACTCCAGGTATATGGAACTTTTTAGTTCCGTTTTCCACCTGACCAGTGATTCCATAATCTCTGATGATGGTGTTCCGGGGTAAGCGGTAGCCAAAGAGCATCCAGATTCTATGACGCCCCTTGCTATGGCCTCGTTGCCCATAAGGAACCTATTCAAGACGGCTGATTCGTTTTTTGCGTCGCTCATTTAGAACTTCCTGTTTTAGCGCTGATTTGAAAAAAGATTGTTCCACCAACATAATATCATAAATACCAAGTGTTCAAGTCTTTCAGGGGAGGGGATCATGAAAACCTTATTGAAAGTTGTTGTGATCACGATTGTTGGCTTGTGTTTTGTAAGTGAGGCCCCTGCTCAGGGAGGCAGAACGATTTATGTGGTATGCGGAAAATTTGTGGCCGAGAAGAACTGCCACAAGCGATCGGATTATTTTCGTACGCGGTCTGAAGATGAAGCTAAAACTAAATGTGGCAAAAAAGGATACAGTGAAGCCAATTATTTTGGAACCTTTGGTTCGATGACTAGATGGATGTTAGGTCATTGCGCCTGCGACGATGATGTTGATTAGAGTGGCTGTGAATAGCCCTTAATCGGAACTATCCTGATCGAAAGTCTGAAATGTTCGGGTTCTTTTTACTGATTGCGAAAAATCACTAAAGCGGATCTTCATGAAGGAATTGAACCATCTTTCATAATTAAGCTTTCCCACGTGAGGTGGTAACGAGTGATCCCGAGTTTTGGGACATTTACGATAGGGCTCGCCCTGTGTAATTAACTTCTTCCTTGATCTAGCCAAAAAAGCCGGAGCCATGTACATCCACTGGCTTGAATAGACCCTCATTATGCTAAATTTGCAATCAACCTCTGACGAATCAAGAGGTATAAATAGGGTTGCCGGGCCGCCTGAAGGGAAAGCGTTTATTCTCCACCGCCAGGACCAAAACGGTCCTGTTCCATTGTAAAGAGGAAACTCAAAAATAGGAAAATCCAACATTGATCTAAATCTCGACTCGTAGACAATAAAATTCGCAGCGTCGTGATCTGGGTGTCCTCCTTCAAAAGCCGTAACAAAAACATTGTCTGGTTTGAATCTAACGAATACCTCTTTTAAGGCCACCGCTGCCGAGTCCAGAGATCGCATTAGCCCTAGATCCGCGAATCGTAGCAGCTCACAGCGGTTTTTCTTGAGGCCCAAAATTGACGCTGCTGATCTCAATTCAGCCTCTCTACGTTCCTGCCCCCCCAGAAACCCGCCGCTGGTAAGCCAAACACCCAATACTTCGGAGCCTGTTGAGATTAATCTGCGCATTAAGCCCGAAATAAAAACATCATCGTCCGGATGAGCGAACACGAACGCGCTTCGCTTCAATTTGTCTTCATGGTTGAATCCAGTGTGGTCCAAGAGCAACTCTCCTTCTCTGTTTTAAATGGTCAAGACGGATCAGCGCGTTCGATCTGCGCCGTAAAATGTCTCCTTGAATTATATATTCAGCGTACCGCCACAACAAAAGGGAAATAAATGCGCTTACGTTGACACTGCGCCAAGCAGCTACTATAAAATGTCTGGAACTATAGTAACCACAGGAGTAATCATGCGCTTCCCGGAATATAGACCAAGACGGCTGAGAAAAAATGAGGCATTTCGAAGGATGATCCGCGAAACCTCTCTCGATGTTTCTAACTTTATCCTTCCCCTCTTTGTGGTCGAAGGAAAGGGGATAAAAAACCCCTTGGTGTCAATGCCGGGACATTTTCAATTTTCTCCGGACACCTTGGTAAAGGAAGCTCGTCTAATTGCGGAAAGTGGAATTCCTGCGGTAATTCTTTTCGGAATACCGTCTCGAAAAGACGCTGTCGGGTCACAGGCCTACGCTCGCGAAGGAATAACCCAAAAAGCCATCAGGAGTTTAAAAGACGCAATTCCGGAATTGATGGTAATAACTGATGTATGCTTGTGTGAATACACGGATCATGGGCACTGTGGAATCATTTCCAACCATGATGTCGACAATGATCCCACGTTGGATATTCTTGCCAAGGTTTCGATTTCTCATGTTCAGGCGGGCGCGGATATGGTCGCTCCCAGTGACATGATGGACGGTAGGGTTTCAGCCATTAGAGAGGCTTTGGATGAGTCTGGCTACGAATCTGTCCCCATTATGGCCTACTCCGCCAAGTACTGCTCAGCTTTTTATGGCCCTTTCAGGGACGCGGCCCAGTCCGCTCCCCAGTTTGGCGATCGCAAGTCCTATCAGATGGACCCGGCCAATTCTGACGAGGCGCTGCGAGAGGTCGAGTTGGATATAGATGAAGGAGCCGACATTGTCATGGTAAAACCTGCCCTGTCATATCTCGACATAATCTGGCGAGTAAAGACATCCTTTAACAGGCCAGTCGCAGCGTACAATGTCAGCGGCGAGTACTCTATGCTCAAAGCCGCCGCTCAAAACGGTTGGGTCGACGAGAAAAGATGTATGTTGGAAATATTGACTTCAATAAAGAGGGCAGGCGCTGACCTCATAATAACATATCACGCTCTCGAAGCGGCCAGGGCTCTTCAGGGCGGCCCATTTAAGAGGTAAAATTTGCGCCCTTTTACGTTAAGACTGGTAGCGTGGGAGATGACAAGGCAGTGCAACCTCAAGTGCGTGCACTGTCGAGCTGGAGCCTCAGACGTAATTGATTCCAACGAGCTTACCTTCAGCGAAAGCATAAAACTGATAGAAGGGGTTAGGGAGCAAGGCACGCCGATACTTATTATGACCGGGGGCGAACCTTTGCTTCGGAAAGACTTTTTTCAATTAGCGGACCATGCCATAAAAACAGGCTTGAGAGCCGTTCTGGCTACTAATGGCGCGCTGGTGTCACGCGAAATGGCTGGAGAAGTCGCTAAGGTGGGAATTCCAAGAGCGAGTGTAAGTCTTGATGGTCCTACGGCAAAAGATCATGATAAGTTTCGTGGTGTCCCTGGGGCGTTCGAAGCTTCTTTAAATGGAATCGAAATGCTAAGGT
This window encodes:
- a CDS encoding 2-oxoacid:acceptor oxidoreductase family protein, producing the protein MIQMILCGRGGQGIVFLTRLLGDIATRKGLDVISSETHGMAVRGGSINSHLKIGSFSSPLVRWGHADYLLSMDMLETGNNRQFLKEGGVVFENSPVASESGLFRVDAARIARSIGRIQLENVVLLGFSAFLGNLEVSVEDIRARLSQDPRESVRNYNIKALDAGVKVGSAMKTTGGSTG
- a CDS encoding thiamine pyrophosphate-dependent enzyme — translated: MSDAKNESAVLNRFLMGNEAIARGVIESGCSLATAYPGTPSSEIMESLVRWKTELKSSIYLEWSINEKVAFEVAYGGSLAGKRCAVAMKMVGLNVASDPFTSAAYLGIRGGLVIIVADDPGPHSSQTEQDSRFFSWFAKVPVFDPGSPAEALEMTIKAFDLSEKYQVPVMLRPCLRVCHARQNVTISHPRSQINIGAFEKNWTRWAATPKFRLALHGELNRKIETISSTEIFALPKLIAGDSQSSRIVITSGSVSSHVRDVVSSEAKMSGLSVYKVDLPYPANHSALQSLVDSKTETLIVEETYPVMELQIGNRTKVKGRMSGAVPRQGELDPEAVERIISGFVGLKPKDFEAPNLKVRRPSLCAGCPHRPAFFMIKKLFNGAIYAGDIGCYTLGVNLGAVDTCLCMGASIGMACGFAQAAKQGQDGELVVATIGDSTFFHAGVPALINAVHTGANFVLVLMDNNITAMTGGQPTPATALTADGSKAVPIDMERLIRGCGVEFLEAVDPYDYHALENTLKAAKSFSHEKKAGVSVVITRRPCIRSKNAAVSKTKFQVGENCDKCMTCVRDLECPAISFVKQNKNVRIDPDLCAGCGFCVEVCPSKAISVWGI
- a CDS encoding PIG-L deacetylase family protein, encoding MDHTGFNHEDKLKRSAFVFAHPDDDVFISGLMRRLISTGSEVLGVWLTSGGFLGGQERREAELRSAASILGLKKNRCELLRFADLGLMRSLDSAAVALKEVFVRFKPDNVFVTAFEGGHPDHDAANFIVYESRFRSMLDFPIFEFPLYNGTGPFWSWRWRINAFPSGGPATLFIPLDSSEVDCKFSIMRVYSSQWMYMAPAFLARSRKKLITQGEPYRKCPKTRDHSLPPHVGKLNYERWFNSFMKIRFSDFSQSVKRTRTFQTFDQDSSD
- the hemB gene encoding porphobilinogen synthase, whose amino-acid sequence is MRFPEYRPRRLRKNEAFRRMIRETSLDVSNFILPLFVVEGKGIKNPLVSMPGHFQFSPDTLVKEARLIAESGIPAVILFGIPSRKDAVGSQAYAREGITQKAIRSLKDAIPELMVITDVCLCEYTDHGHCGIISNHDVDNDPTLDILAKVSISHVQAGADMVAPSDMMDGRVSAIREALDESGYESVPIMAYSAKYCSAFYGPFRDAAQSAPQFGDRKSYQMDPANSDEALREVELDIDEGADIVMVKPALSYLDIIWRVKTSFNRPVAAYNVSGEYSMLKAAAQNGWVDEKRCMLEILTSIKRAGADLIITYHALEAARALQGGPFKR